Proteins found in one Cyprinus carpio isolate SPL01 chromosome B10, ASM1834038v1, whole genome shotgun sequence genomic segment:
- the LOC109073334 gene encoding LOW QUALITY PROTEIN: period circadian protein homolog 1-like (The sequence of the model RefSeq protein was modified relative to this genomic sequence to represent the inferred CDS: substituted 1 base at 1 genomic stop codon): MSNDNFQTPVTCGTHTGKGTAHKDEGETHRNASPGMTNSQSVCPRLDISAVPQPMHSDDTDAHSSGNDSAERESEGHMGREASTCSSHNGKGSTTETTESKSSNGNSPSPPSSSVSFSLLSGSSEQDHPTSQAPSGDQPARLETQRELLKALRELKLRVPPEWRRKGRSSTLASLQYALSCVKQVRANQEYYHQWSVEESHGCCLDLSSFTIEELDNITSEYTLQNTDTFSVRSXLSSRKVVYISSQAAPLLRCKPERLQGAVFSELLAPQDISTFYSSTAPCHLPPWSSFVGTTSQVECAEEKSMFCRISRGRDSDGEVKYYPFRLTPYQLTLRDSDTSHPEPCCLLIAERVHSGYEAPRIPADKRIFTTSHTPNCLFQEIDERAVPLLGYLPQDLVGKPVLIYLHPEDRLLMVAIHKKILQFAGQPFDHSPLRMRARSGEYLTLDTSWSSFINPWSRKVAFIVGRHKVRTSPLNEDVFTALEDGDVRTMSPDVPQLNELIHRVLVQPVHGSSSQGYGSLGSSGSNEHQHSATSSSESNGHASEDQIKPRKTMTFEQICQNMHMVKANGQQVFIDSRNRPPALKQSSLEALANAADTAEASAREGLASLALSSPPRNELPIVYSYQQINCLDSIIRYLESFNVPGTVKRKCGSSSCTTSSTSDDDKQREGVGATEDIAETLVVTEGSKVVPAAPAHPLTPLALHCKAESVASATSQCSFSSTIVHVGDKKPPESDIVMMEEPPTTPTPSTSAPPTSIASPMPVNPQQAMSPTAAVPEKEKEKERRSGGNAGKGLTKAVLSAHTQQEEQAFLDRFRDISHLRMVQPSGPPQRRHTSTPGAKGVNCSQNYPSVGNSSSHRHGRGGKRRKHQVDGNTSDSPSPSGPSPYSGSNPAAVRPNLPSVQQSSTSWPPSAASQTSGTPMMTSFPPGYMPMFPISSPFSMPQMGTDPSLQAGVPRFPMQGFSSVMPPVMTFMLPNYMFPQLGYPGPQLNPANSQLGGQLLAQMNPLGQFPSSAVGLPSFSPTMGQFNPLGSQMNPAMPTMIPQQFYNPNPLYAIPNSQSMPAGNTNTVPHGQSRSSTPQSIGQQAGEREGAGSPLFQSRCSSPLNLLQLEELQSNRTDTMQQTPPPGGGGTQGGGTVVQISSNRCNSKDGQLSDSPEVNESNQDAMSTSSDMLDLLLQEDSRSGTGSAASGSGSSGSGSGSGSFGSGSNGCSTSGSGTRSSNTSKYFGSIDSSENDHNHKPAAKDLGGEQFMKFVLQDPIWLLMANTDDKVMMTYQIPVKDRESVLKEDRDALKAVQKHQPHFTEEQKKELTQVHPWFQTGCLPKAINVTSCTGCESPLDSSIATPFDLDFHDMDLSMVLREEAKQQDKLITAETAFPLSPPSSDNEQRDNQASAST, from the exons ATGAGTAATGACAACTTCCAAACACCAGTGACCTGTGGCACTCATACAGGGAAGGGAACAGCACATAAGGATGAAGGGGAAACCCACCGCAATGCTTCTCCCGGAATGACCAACAGCCAGTCTGTTTGTCCCAGGCTGGACATCTCGGCAGTGCCCCAGCCGATGCACTCAGATGACACGGATGCCCACTCCAGCGGCAATGACTCGGCCGAGAGGGAGAGCGAAGGACACATGGGACGAGAAGCGTCCACCTGCAGCTCCCACAATGGAAAGGGTTCAACCACAGAGACTACAGAAAGCAAGAG CTCAAACGGAAACAGTCCCTCTCCTCCTAGCAGCTCGGTTTCGTTCAGTCTGTTGAGTGGCAGCTCGGAGCAGGATCATCCGACATCACAAGCACCCAGCGGTGACCAGCCGGCCCGACTGGAGACCCAGAGAGAGCTGCTGAAGGCCCTGCGTGAGCTAAAGCTCCGTGTGCCACCAGAATGGCGCAGGAAGGGGCGATCAAGCACCCTAGCCTCCTTGCAATACGCACTAAGCTGTGTCAAACAAGTCCGGG caaatCAGGAGTACTACCATCAGTGGAGCGTGGAAGAAAGTCATGGGTGTTGTTTGGACCTGTCGTCGTTTACCATCGAAGAGCTAGACAACATTACATCAGAGTACACCCTTCAAAACACG GACACCTTCTCTGTGCGTTCCTAACTTTCATCACGTAAAGTGGTGTACATCTCATCCCAGGCGGCCCCTCTGCTGCGCTGTAAACCTGAGAGGCTGCAGGGAGCAGTTTTTTCGGAGCTGCTCGCACCTCAGGACATCAGCACATTTTACAGCAGCACTGCTCCATGTCACCTGCCGCCGTGGTCCTCCTTCGTAGGCACTA CTTCACAGGTGGAATGTGCCGAGGAAAAGTCGATGTTTTGTCGGATCAGCAGAGGTAGGGACAGCGATGGAGAAGTGAAGTATTACCCCTTCCGTCTCACTCCATATCAGCTGACCCTGAGGGACTCCGACACGTCCCACCCTGAGCCCTGCTGCCTCCTCATCGCTGAGAGAGTTCACTCTGGCTACGAGG caCCTCGCATCCCAGCAGACAAGAGAATTTTTACCACCAGTCACACCCCAAACTGTCTGTTCCAAGAGATTGATGAAAG GGCAGTGCCATTATTAGGTTACTTGCCTCAGGACTTGGTTGGGAAGCCAGTGCTTATTTACCTGCATCCAGAAGACAGACTCCTGATGGTGGCCATCCACAAAAAAA TTCTCCAGTTTGCAGGGCAGCCGTTTGACCACTCGCCCCTGCGCATGCGTGCACGAAGTGGGGAGTACTTGACCCTCGACACCAGCTGGTCATCCTTTATCAACCCCTGGAGCAGGAAGGTGGCTTTCATAGTGGGACGCCACAAAGTTCGAAC GAGTCCACTGAATGAGGATGTGTTCACTGCCCTGGAGGATGGGGATGTGAGAACCATGTCCCCAGATGTGCCACAGCTGAATGAGCTGATCCACAGGGTCCTGGTGCAGCCTGTTCATGGCAGCAGCTCACAGGGGTACGGTAGCCTAGGCAGCAGTGGCTCGAATGAGCACCAGCACAGCGCCACTTCCTCCTCTGAGAGCAACGGACATGCTTCCGAGGACCAGATCAAGCCCAGGAAAACA ATGACGTTTGAGCAGATTTGTCAAAACATGCACATGGTAAAGGCCAACGGACAGCAGGTCTTCATTGATTCCCGAAACCGTCCGCCAGCTCTCAAACAGAGTAGCTTAG AAGCACTGGCAAATGCCGCAGACACAGCAGAGGCCTCTGCTAGAGAAGGTCTGGCAAGTTTAGCGCTGTCCAGTCCACCCAGGAACGAGCTGCCCATTGTCTACTCATACCAGCAGATCAACTGTCTGGACAGCATCATACG ATATCTGGAGAGCTTTAATGTCCCTGGTACAGTGAAGAGGAAGTGTGGCTCATCATCCTGTACAACATCTTCTACCTCTGATGATGATAAACAAAGGGAAGGAGTTGGAGCAACTGAAG ACATAGCAGAGACTCTTGTGGTGACCGAGGGTTCAAAGGTTGTCCCTGCAGCACCAGCGCACCCCCTAACCCCTCTGGCTCTGCACTGTAAGGCTGAAAGTGTTGCCTCGGCCACCTCCCAGTGTAGTTTTAGCAGCACCATTGTTCACGTTGGTGACAAGAAGCCACCTGAATCAG ACATTGTTATGATGGAGGAGCCGCCAACCACCCCAACACCTTCCACATCAGCCCCACCCACCTCCATCGCTTCACCCATGCCTGTGAATCCCCAGCAGGCTATGTCCCCCACTGCTGCTGTTCctgagaaagaaaaggagaaggAGAGAAGAAGTGGAGGTAATGCCGGGAAGGGCCTCACAAAGGCGGTGTTATCTGCACATACCCAGCAAGAAGAACAAGCCTTCCTCGACCGTTTCAGAGACATCAGCCATCTGCGGATGGTTCAACCCAGTGGGCCACCACAGCGCAGACACACGTCTACACCTGGCGCAAAag GAGTGAACTGCTCCCAGAACTATCCTTCTGTGGGCAACAGCAGCAGTCATCGGCATGGCAGAGGTGGGAAAAGACGGAAACACCAAGTAGATGGCAACACATCAGACAGTCCCTCCCCCTCTGGACCTAGTCCCTATAGTGGATCCAATCCTGCAGCAGTAAGACCCAACCTCCCCTCAGTCCAGCAGTCTTCCACTTCTTGGCCACCATCTGCGGCATCCCAGACTAGCGGTACTCCCATGATGACCTCCTTTCCCCCAGGCTACATGCCTATGTTCCCCATTTCATCACCTTTCTCAATGCCCCAGATGGGAACAGATCCTTCCTTGCAAGCAGGAGTCCCTAGATTCCCCATGCAAGGCTTTTCTTCAGTGATGCCACCAGTCATGACCTTCATGTTGCCAAACTATATGTTTCCACAACTCGGTTATCCAGGACCACAGTTGAACCCAGCCAACTCGCAGCTCGGTGGGCAATTGCTTGCCCAAATGAACCCCTTGGGTCAGTTCCCTTCCTCTGCTGTTGGTTTACCATCGTTCAGTCCTACAATGGGACAGTTCAATCCACTAGGCTCCCAAATGAATCCTGCCATGCCTACAATGATTCCCCAGCAATTCTACAACCCTAATCCCCTGTACGCTATCCCCAACTCTCAATCAATGCCTGCAGGAAACACCAATACTGTGCCACATGGACAGTCTCGCTCCAGCACACCCCAGTCTATCGGGCAACAGGCTGGTGAAAGAGAAGGGGCAGGATCTCCCCTGTTTCAATCCCGTTGCTCCTCCCCACTCAATCTTTTACAACTTGAGGAATTGCAAAGCAACAGAACAGACACTATGCAACAGACTCCACCCCCAGGGGGTGGAGGAACGCAAGGAGGCGGGACTGTGGTGCAAATTTCCAGCAATCGCTGCAACAGTAAAGATGGCCAACTCAGTGACAGT CCTGAAGTCAATGAGTCCAACCAGGATGCCATGTCGACCTCCAGTGACATGCTGGACCTACTGCTGCAAGAGGACTCCCGCTCGGGCACTGGCTCTGCCGCCTCAGGCTCTGGATCATCAGGATCAGGGTCAGGGTCAGGGTCATTTGGATCTGGTTCGAATGGGTGTAGCACATCTGGAAGCGGCACTA GGAGCAGCAATACTAGCAAGTACTTTGGAAGCATTGACTCTTCAGAGAATGATCACAATCATAAACCAGCAGCTAAAGATCTGGGAGGGGAACAGTTCATGAAGTTTGTCCTGCAGGACCCCATCTGGCTCCTCATGGCAAACACGGATGACAAAGTCATGATGACATACCAGATTCCTGTCAA agacAGAGAATCGGTACTGAAAGAAGACAGAGATGCCCTCAAAGCTGTTCAGAAGCATCAACCTCACTTTACTGAAGAGCAGAAGAAAGAGTTAACGCAGGTCCACCCTTGGTTTCAAACTGGCTGCCTACCAAAGGCTATTAATGTTACA TCTTGCACAGGATGTGAATCTCCCCTAGATTCCTCGATTGCTACTCCATTTGATTTGGACTTTCATGACATGGATCTCAGCATGGTTCTGAGAGAAGAGGCAAAACAACAAGATAAACTTATCACTGCTGAAACAGCCTTTCCCTTGAGCCCACCTTCATCTGATAATGAGCAGAGAGACAATCAGGCCAGTGCAAGCACATAG
- the LOC109073331 gene encoding vesicle-associated membrane protein 2: MSAPAGAPAPEGGNQPPPNLTSNRRLQQTQAQVDEVVDIMRVNVDKVLERDQKLSELDDRADALQAGASQFETSAAKLKNKYWWKNAKMMIILGVICVIVLIIIIVYFST, from the exons GTCAGCCCCTGCCGGTGCCCCCGCCCCAGAAGGAGGTAACCAGCCTCCCCCTAACCTCACCAGCAACCGTCGCTTACAGCAGACACAGGCTCAGGTGGATGAG GTGGTGGATATTATGCGTGTGAACGTAGACAAGGTTCTGGAGAGGGACCAGAAGCTGTCAGAACTGGATGATCGGGCTGATGCCCTGCAGGCTGGAGCCTCACAGTTCGAGACCAGTGCCGCCAAGCTCAAGAATAAATACTGGTGGAAGAATGCCAAG ATGATGATTATCCTGGGGGTGATATGCGTGATTGTCCTCATTATAATCATTG TGTACTTCAGCACCTAA